GAACCGACGATACAAGGAATACATGGACAAAATCAGGACCGGGTCTCTTTACGAGATCGCGGAAGTCTTCAGAGACCTTTTTATTTTGAAAATGACAAAAGATCTTTCCTTTGGGGAAAGGAAACTGCTGGATACCGCTCAAGGATTACTGGTCACGGAGCTGTCCATTGCCAAGGGGGCGAAAGAACGCTCCGTCATGTCGGAAATTGAGTCTTTTTTTCCTAAATCTCCGTCCCAGCATGCAGCAGAATCATCCTGACGACTTTATCCTGACCGCCGACAGCCGGCATAAAGACATGCGGCTGGATCAGTTTATATCCGAAGAAAGCATCTGTTCCAGAAGTCTGGCTGCCTCTCTGGTTAAAAAAGGCGTTATTCGCGTCAATGATCAGACGGCCAAACCCTCCCATAAAATAAAGCCCGGGGACAAGGTAACCGGACATGTTTCCGATGATTCATCCCATCAGATGGAGCCGGAATCGATTCCGCTGGAAGTGATCCATGAGGATCAACATCTGATCATCATCAATAAACCGCCCGGACTGGTCGTGCATCCGGCTCCCGGCCATTTCACCGGCACCCTTGTCAACGGGCTGTTGTCCCGATATCCGGAGATCCGTTTTATTGGAGACGAGTCCAGGCCCGGCATCGTGCATCGGCTGGACCGGGATACATCCGGCGCGCTGATCGTCGCCAGGTCAGAAGACTCCTTTGAAAAACTGACCGCCATGTTCGCTTCAAGAGCAATCGATAAAAAATATCTGGCGATCATTTACGGCTCACCGGAAAATGAAAGAGGATCCATCCGCCTTCCCATCGGTCGGCATGTCTCCGACAGAAAAAAAATGTCGGTCCACAGCAGCAAAACCCGTCAGGCAGAAACGGACTGGCACGTTCTGAAACGATTTGGTGACGCCAGTCTGCTGGAAATCACCATCAAAACCGGCCGCACCCATCAGATCAGGGTGCACTGCGCGGCAGCGGGAACGCCGGTGGTGGGAGACGACACATATAAAGCCAGATGGACCAGACAACCGGCTCATTTTAAAGACAGAGCGGTTTTCGATTTTCTATCGCAGGCACCCCGTCAGATGCTCCACGCCTGGAAACTGGAATTTACCCACCCGGATACCGGGGAAAGGGTGAGGTTTACCGCGCCGGTGGCAACGGACATGAGGCAACTGCTGAAGGATCTCAACCGATCGGGTTAATTTTTTTCCCGGTTGTAACAAAGACGGCAGCAATCCAGGCATCGCTCCGCTTCCTCGCGAGCGGTTTTCTCCGGAAGGACCAGATCCACTTCCTCAAAGGTTTTGATACGGCTGCCGACCTCCAGTTCAGGCATCACGGCCCGCTTCTTTGGGGTGACACCCTCCACGGAATTAAAGATAGAGCCCTCTATGGTTTTCTTAAAAAGGGATTTCTCCTCCGGCACAACCGGTTCGCCTTTGAGAAAGAGATCAATGGAGCGGGCGGCGCGCCTTCCGCCGCCGATCGCCTCCACCACCAGGGAGGCCCCGGTAGCCGCGTCGCCGGCCGTAAAGATATTGGGAACATGGGTTTGCAGGGTATCCGGATCCACCTGGTCAATGGTGTCCCAGCGGGTCGTTTTCAGCTCTCCGCCCCGCCGTCCGGCTTCGGCGGCTATAAAGGACACGTCCGGCCCCTGGCCAATGGCCAGAACGATCATGTCCGTTTCCAGAACCTGGACGGCGCCTTCCTTGGGAACAGGCTTGCGCCGGCCGCTGGCGTCAGGTTCACCCAGCTCCATTTCCTGGACTTCCAGACCCGCCACATAGCCCTTTTCGTCGCCGATAATCCGGTTGGGGGAAAACAGATATTTCAGATGAACGCCTTCATGTTCGGCGGCATCGATTTCGACCTTGTTGGCCGGCATTTCGTTCCGGGTGCGGCGGTATACGATGGACACTTCTTCCGCGCCCAGACGGATCAGCGTCCGGACGCAGTCTATGGCAGTGTTCCCGCCGCCGATGACAACGCATTTTTTCCCCACCGGAACCGGTTCCTTGCTGACCCCCTGCTGCCAGGCGGCGAATCGGGTCAGAAAAGAAATGCCGGTGTAAACGCCCTTTAAGTCATTGCCTTCGATCTTAAGACCGGAATCTTTCCAGGCGCCGATGCCCAGAAATATAGCGTCATACCCGGCCGCCACCAGGCTGTCGATATCAAAATCCCGGCCGAGCTTCATGTTCGGCTGGTGAGCAATGCCAAGGTTGAGAATCCCCTGGATTTCCCAGTCCAGGGATTTTTTGGGCAGCCGGTATTCCGGAATGCCGTACCGGATCATGCCGCCCAGTTCCGGCATGGCATCAAAAAGGGTGACGTCATGGCCCACCCGCCGCAGGAAATAGGCGCAACTCAACCCCGCCGGGCCACCGCCGACGACCGCCACCTTCTTTCCCGTTTCCGGGGCGCAGGATATGGGAAAGCGTTTGCCTGAATTCATTTCGTAATCCGCGACAAAACGCTTCAACTGATTAATCGACACCGGCTCGTCTTCCACCCCTCTGCGGCAACGGTCTTCGCAGGGATGAGGGCAGACTCGGCCGCAGGAAACCAGCAGAGGATTGCGTTCCCGGATGGTACCGACCGCCCCCTCGTAATCCCCCTCTCTGATCTGCCGGATATAGCGGGGAATATCGATCTGGGCCGGGCAGGTCTGAGCGCAGGGGGCATGGGTTCCGTCTTCCGTGTTCATGGCCAGCAGCCGCTCCGACATGGTTTTAACCGTGATAATGTCTTTGGGACAGGCTTTCTCGCAGGCCCGGCATCCGACGCACTTCTGTTCGTTGACAATGGGGAAACCGTCCGGTCCCATGTCGATGGCGTTAAACAGGCAGGCCTTGATGCAGTCGCCGTATCCCAGGCAGCCGACCTGACAGACCCGTTTGCCGCCGTACAAGGCAAATGCGGCCCTGCAGGACTGCACTCCCATATAAGTGTAGCGATTATCAGCGCGGTCACCGCCCAGACAGGCGTTTTCCGATACCGCGGGCTCGGCACTGCCCGCCGCCAGGCCCATAATGCCGGCAATGGCCGACGCCGATTCCTGGCCACCGACGACACAGACCCCCACGGGCGCCTTTCCCGCCACCACGGCGGCGGCAGCGGCGGCGCACCCGGCATAACCGCATCCGCCGCAGTTGGCGCCGGCTGTTTTGGCTTCAACCTGGGCAATGCGGGGGTCTTCATAAACATAGAACACGCGAGAGGCGACAGCCAGCATAACGCTGCTGGCCAGGCCCAGTCCCAACATGGAAAGAATTGCCTCAAACATTGTCTGCCCCTTACAATCTGGAACGATTAGTGATGTTACGCCATCCCTTTAAAAGCGAAAAAAGACAGAGCGATCATGCCGGCGGTCACCAGGCCGATGGAAGTGTCCTGAAGCGGTTTGGGTACCCGCGCCAGAGTAATCCGTTCCCGCAAACCGGCGAAAAGAACCAGCGCCAGCCCGAAACCGACGGAATAGAACAAAGAAGAGGCCACCATCTGCATGAAGCTGTATTCCTCTTTTATGTTTATCAGACAGACGCCCAGGACCGCGCAGTTGGTGCTGATCAGCGGCAGGAATATCCCCAGGCCCGCATAAAGGGCGGGAATACTCTTTTTCAGAAACATTTCGACAAACTGGACCAGTGCCGCGATGACCAGAATAAACGTCAGCGTTCTTAAAAATTCAATTTCGAACCGCTTCAACAGATAAACATCCAGAAGCCATGTGAGAATTCCGGCCAGCACCAGAACAAACACAACCGCCATGGACATGCCCACCGCAGTTTCCATTTTTTTGGATGTGCCCAGAAACGGACAGTTCCCCAGAAACTGGGCCAGCAGAATATTGTTGATCAGGATACAGCTGATGGCAAAGACCAGATACTCCGTCATTTCCGCTCTCCTATTTTCCGAACATGTTCATGACACACAGCATCAGGCCAAGGCAGATGAAAGCCCCCGGCGCCTGGACCAGAAACGAAAAAGGCATGAAGGCATCCCCGAACAGTGTAATGGTTTTCCCGAAAATGGTTAATGTTCCGGCTCCAAGGGGCTCACGCATCAGCGCGATGGCCGTCAACGAGAGGGTAAACCCGACACCCATCCCCAGGCCATCGGCAATGGACGGGAGAAGTGAGTTCTTGCTCGCAAAGGCTTCGGCCCTGCCCAGCACAATGCAGTTGACGACGATCAGGGGGATAAAAATGCCGAGTTGCAAAAAAAGGCTGTAGGTATAGGCCTGCATGACCA
This genomic window from Thermodesulfobacteriota bacterium contains:
- a CDS encoding electron transport complex subunit E, coding for MAKTVMQEFTKGLWKEIPPFRLVLGICATLAVTTKVENGIGMGLATTFVLVGSNVLISLLRNVIPSKVRIACFIVIIATFVTVVELVMQAYTYSLFLQLGIFIPLIVVNCIVLGRAEAFASKNSLLPSIADGLGMGVGFTLSLTAIALMREPLGAGTLTIFGKTITLFGDAFMPFSFLVQAPGAFICLGLMLCVMNMFGK
- a CDS encoding FAD-dependent oxidoreductase — protein: MFEAILSMLGLGLASSVMLAVASRVFYVYEDPRIAQVEAKTAGANCGGCGYAGCAAAAAAVVAGKAPVGVCVVGGQESASAIAGIMGLAAGSAEPAVSENACLGGDRADNRYTYMGVQSCRAAFALYGGKRVCQVGCLGYGDCIKACLFNAIDMGPDGFPIVNEQKCVGCRACEKACPKDIITVKTMSERLLAMNTEDGTHAPCAQTCPAQIDIPRYIRQIREGDYEGAVGTIRERNPLLVSCGRVCPHPCEDRCRRGVEDEPVSINQLKRFVADYEMNSGKRFPISCAPETGKKVAVVGGGPAGLSCAYFLRRVGHDVTLFDAMPELGGMIRYGIPEYRLPKKSLDWEIQGILNLGIAHQPNMKLGRDFDIDSLVAAGYDAIFLGIGAWKDSGLKIEGNDLKGVYTGISFLTRFAAWQQGVSKEPVPVGKKCVVIGGGNTAIDCVRTLIRLGAEEVSIVYRRTRNEMPANKVEIDAAEHEGVHLKYLFSPNRIIGDEKGYVAGLEVQEMELGEPDASGRRKPVPKEGAVQVLETDMIVLAIGQGPDVSFIAAEAGRRGGELKTTRWDTIDQVDPDTLQTHVPNIFTAGDAATGASLVVEAIGGGRRAARSIDLFLKGEPVVPEEKSLFKKTIEGSIFNSVEGVTPKKRAVMPELEVGSRIKTFEEVDLVLPEKTAREEAERCLDCCRLCYNREKN
- a CDS encoding RnfABCDGE type electron transport complex subunit A, which produces MTEYLVFAISCILINNILLAQFLGNCPFLGTSKKMETAVGMSMAVVFVLVLAGILTWLLDVYLLKRFEIEFLRTLTFILVIAALVQFVEMFLKKSIPALYAGLGIFLPLISTNCAVLGVCLINIKEEYSFMQMVASSLFYSVGFGLALVLFAGLRERITLARVPKPLQDTSIGLVTAGMIALSFFAFKGMA
- a CDS encoding RluA family pseudouridine synthase; the encoded protein is MQQNHPDDFILTADSRHKDMRLDQFISEESICSRSLAASLVKKGVIRVNDQTAKPSHKIKPGDKVTGHVSDDSSHQMEPESIPLEVIHEDQHLIIINKPPGLVVHPAPGHFTGTLVNGLLSRYPEIRFIGDESRPGIVHRLDRDTSGALIVARSEDSFEKLTAMFASRAIDKKYLAIIYGSPENERGSIRLPIGRHVSDRKKMSVHSSKTRQAETDWHVLKRFGDASLLEITIKTGRTHQIRVHCAAAGTPVVGDDTYKARWTRQPAHFKDRAVFDFLSQAPRQMLHAWKLEFTHPDTGERVRFTAPVATDMRQLLKDLNRSG